In a genomic window of Gemmatimonadales bacterium:
- a CDS encoding carboxypeptidase regulatory-like domain-containing protein, with protein MISKALRTLAAALLIPLAGAACGGNDPLGSTARASLSGVVRNAGGGAIENASARIGSTTATTDAAGRFTLQDLPVGPATLVTSAPDYDSQTQTVVLTAGDNTFDVILAPVDRGEWGSRAGLLAANSEFALAESDGKLYVLGGYPASRQTVRTVQVYTIASDTWQLGPDLPQPNNHGMAASVNGKIYLIGGQVTDDQQGDSAVDTVYELDPAIGAWVAKARMPIARSGGVAVALGGKIYVAGGRVPRGNDFAVYDPGSDQWEVLPSLPSQRNHITGAAIDGRIHIVGGRLGNGLSPLKSDAHEVYDPGTRTWTTRAPMLRGRSGMNGVVARGCFHVWGGEAPTGMTPDHDYYDPRVDRWFSLRSMPIPIHGVVGSAYVDDLIWVTGGGTQVGGASGSLHNQTYRPAVSCE; from the coding sequence GTGATATCGAAAGCGCTTCGTACGCTCGCAGCTGCGTTGCTGATACCGCTGGCGGGCGCCGCCTGCGGGGGGAATGACCCGCTCGGCTCGACCGCGCGAGCGAGCTTGTCAGGCGTCGTGAGGAACGCCGGCGGTGGCGCGATCGAAAATGCATCGGCCAGAATTGGCAGCACCACCGCGACGACCGACGCAGCGGGGCGTTTCACACTTCAGGATCTGCCGGTTGGACCGGCCACGCTCGTTACGAGTGCTCCGGATTACGACTCCCAGACGCAGACCGTTGTGCTGACCGCGGGGGACAACACGTTCGACGTCATCCTCGCTCCGGTCGATCGGGGCGAATGGGGATCCCGGGCCGGATTGCTCGCCGCAAACTCCGAGTTTGCCCTCGCGGAATCGGATGGCAAGCTCTACGTCCTGGGCGGCTATCCTGCTTCCCGGCAGACGGTCCGCACAGTGCAGGTCTACACCATCGCGAGCGACACCTGGCAGCTCGGTCCGGACCTTCCGCAGCCCAACAATCACGGGATGGCGGCCAGCGTCAACGGCAAGATCTACCTGATCGGTGGTCAGGTCACCGACGATCAACAGGGCGACTCGGCCGTCGACACGGTGTACGAGCTGGATCCCGCGATCGGTGCCTGGGTCGCGAAGGCACGGATGCCCATTGCACGCAGCGGCGGCGTGGCTGTGGCGCTCGGCGGCAAGATCTATGTGGCGGGAGGCCGGGTGCCCCGCGGCAACGACTTCGCAGTCTACGACCCGGGATCCGATCAATGGGAGGTCCTGCCGAGTCTCCCGAGCCAGCGCAATCACATCACCGGCGCTGCCATCGATGGTCGAATCCACATCGTCGGCGGGCGACTCGGCAACGGCTTGTCGCCCCTGAAATCAGATGCCCACGAAGTTTATGACCCGGGCACGCGAACTTGGACGACCAGAGCCCCGATGCTGCGGGGTCGGAGCGGCATGAACGGAGTCGTGGCCCGGGGCTGCTTCCACGTCTGGGGCGGCGAGGCGCCGACCGGCATGACGCCCGACCACGACTACTATGATCCGCGGGTAGACCGGTGGTTCAGCCTCCGCAGCATGCCTATCCCGATCCACGGCGTCGTCGGCTCCGCATACGTCGACGATCTGATCTGGGTCACCGGCGGCGGCACCCAGGTCGGCGGGGCCTCCGGCAGCCTCCACAATCAGACCTACCGGCCGGCCGTCAGCTGCGAATGA
- a CDS encoding response regulator transcription factor, whose protein sequence is MKIRVVIVDDEPLARLRLRDLLAEMNDVEIVAECANGAEAIRTIEASPPDLLFLDVQMPELDGFDVLQAIGVGLVPVVIFVTAYEQFALRAFEAHALDYLLKPFDDERFEAALQRARERIHERKGGSLDVRLRALLEEVRGSPGYLQRIVVPSGHRSMFIRTEQIDWIEAERNYVRLHVRDRTHLLRENLSRIEASLDPSKFCRIHRSTIVNIDRIQAVESLFRGEYLVVLHDGTKLTSGRSYRRNLHHVMGKDS, encoded by the coding sequence ATGAAGATCCGCGTCGTGATCGTCGACGATGAGCCCCTGGCTCGTTTGCGGCTCCGCGACCTGCTCGCGGAGATGAACGACGTCGAGATCGTCGCCGAATGCGCCAACGGTGCAGAAGCGATCCGGACGATCGAGGCGTCGCCGCCGGATCTGCTCTTCCTCGATGTTCAGATGCCGGAGCTGGACGGGTTCGACGTGCTGCAGGCCATCGGCGTGGGGCTGGTGCCGGTCGTCATCTTCGTCACGGCTTATGAGCAGTTCGCGCTCCGCGCCTTCGAGGCACATGCACTGGACTACCTGCTGAAGCCGTTCGACGACGAGCGCTTCGAGGCAGCGTTGCAGCGGGCACGCGAGCGGATCCACGAACGGAAAGGAGGCAGCCTCGACGTTCGGCTGCGCGCGCTGCTCGAGGAGGTGCGCGGTAGCCCCGGCTACCTGCAGAGGATAGTGGTGCCGTCGGGCCACCGCAGCATGTTCATCCGGACCGAGCAGATCGACTGGATCGAGGCCGAGCGCAACTACGTCCGGCTGCACGTGCGCGACCGCACCCACCTGCTGCGTGAGAACCTGAGCCGGATCGAGGCCTCGCTGGACCCATCAAAGTTCTGCCGGATCCACCGGTCCACCATCGTGAACATCGACCGGATCCAGGCCGTCGAATCGCTCTTCCGGGGCGAGTACCTCGTGGTGCTTCACGATGGAACAAAGCTGACCTCGGGCCGCAGCTACCGTCGCAACCTGCACCACGTCATGGGCAAGGACAGCTGA
- a CDS encoding histidine kinase, which yields MAEERRNRQFWLETTLIFAAWTVSGLLQANQFYIQSQLRGRPVSWADALRPGLLESLLWALATLGIFWLARRFPLERGRMLPNVTVHLIAALIHGLVRAALMVELGQHVEWVGTRTFTRQFWGTSGQNFLFYTLLLGIAHAVVYHARFRERERAAERLAAGLTEARLQVLKAQLQPHFLFNTLNAISALIPVEAKPARRMVARLGDLLRITLEHEATQEVTLREELSFLQPYVEIEQARLEDRLTVRMDIPPATLDARVPHLLLQPLVENAIRHGIAPRIEPGTVEISARKSEDGSVLHLEVRDDGPGLELANHAKVRKGVGLTNIQLRLEQLYPDQHQFSVQNRPEGGVVVKISVPFRRAERTTMPPEPPSQ from the coding sequence ATGGCTGAGGAGCGACGGAACCGCCAGTTCTGGCTGGAGACAACGCTGATCTTCGCTGCCTGGACGGTCTCCGGGCTACTTCAGGCGAACCAGTTCTATATCCAGTCCCAGCTGCGCGGGCGTCCTGTGTCGTGGGCCGATGCCCTGCGACCCGGCTTGTTGGAGTCGCTGCTCTGGGCGCTGGCCACGCTCGGCATCTTCTGGCTCGCACGGCGATTTCCGCTCGAGCGCGGTCGCATGCTCCCCAACGTCACGGTTCACCTGATTGCGGCCCTGATCCACGGGCTGGTACGCGCCGCGTTGATGGTCGAACTGGGTCAGCATGTGGAGTGGGTCGGCACCCGGACGTTCACCCGCCAGTTCTGGGGAACCTCCGGTCAGAACTTTCTCTTTTACACGCTCCTGCTCGGCATTGCCCACGCCGTGGTCTATCATGCGCGCTTTCGCGAGCGCGAGCGGGCTGCGGAGCGGCTGGCGGCCGGCCTGACCGAGGCGCGGCTCCAGGTGCTCAAGGCGCAGCTGCAACCCCACTTCCTTTTCAATACGCTGAATGCCATCTCGGCGCTCATCCCGGTCGAGGCCAAACCCGCCAGGCGAATGGTTGCCCGACTCGGTGATCTGCTGCGCATCACGCTCGAGCATGAAGCAACCCAGGAGGTGACGCTGCGCGAGGAACTCTCCTTTCTGCAGCCCTACGTCGAGATCGAGCAGGCGCGCCTGGAGGACCGGCTGACCGTCCGGATGGACATCCCTCCCGCGACCCTGGATGCTCGCGTGCCCCACCTGCTGCTGCAGCCCCTGGTGGAGAACGCCATCCGCCACGGCATCGCGCCGAGGATCGAGCCGGGAACGGTGGAGATCTCTGCCAGGAAGAGCGAGGACGGCAGCGTGCTGCATCTGGAAGTGCGGGACGACGGACCCGGCCTTGAGCTGGCGAACCATGCCAAGGTCCGCAAAGGCGTTGGGCTGACCAACATCCAGCTCCGACTGGAGCAGCTCTACCCCGACCAGCATCAGTTCTCAGTCCAGAATCGCCCTGAGGGCGGTGTCGTCGTGAAAATTTCCGTTCCCTTCCGACGCGCGGAGCGAACGACGATGCCTCCGGAGCCGCCCTCACAATGA
- a CDS encoding TRAP transporter small permease subunit: MGRWLRVSGLIDRFNERVGRTVAWLALVMVLLGAFNAVGRYAGRYIGINLSSNLYLELQWYLFSLLFLLGGAWALREDAHVRVDVVYARFSTRTRGWINFVGMLTLLIPFCIFSFWSAIPAVRNSWAVREASPDPGGLPRYHLKTVILVCFALLIIQGISEAIKAFAATRNNDSLPPGGTGSEGESDARLHEGLERTH; the protein is encoded by the coding sequence ATGGGGAGATGGCTTCGCGTTTCGGGGCTCATCGATCGCTTCAACGAGCGGGTGGGGCGGACGGTCGCCTGGCTTGCCCTCGTGATGGTGCTGCTGGGGGCGTTCAACGCCGTCGGGCGATACGCCGGCCGCTATATCGGAATCAATCTGAGCTCCAATCTCTATCTGGAGCTTCAGTGGTACCTCTTCAGTCTGCTCTTCCTCCTCGGTGGCGCATGGGCGCTTCGAGAGGACGCCCATGTCCGGGTGGACGTCGTCTACGCCCGTTTCTCCACCCGGACCCGGGGGTGGATCAACTTCGTGGGGATGCTCACCCTCCTGATTCCCTTTTGCATCTTTTCCTTCTGGAGCGCGATTCCCGCCGTTCGGAACTCCTGGGCGGTTCGCGAAGCGTCGCCCGATCCCGGAGGGCTGCCGCGCTATCACCTGAAGACGGTGATCCTGGTTTGCTTCGCGCTCCTGATCATTCAGGGCATCTCCGAGGCCATCAAGGCCTTCGCCGCCACGCGGAATAACGACTCGCTCCCTCCCGGAGGGACGGGGAGTGAGGGCGAGTCGGACGCCAGGCTCCACGAAGGGCTCGAGAGGACGCACTGA
- a CDS encoding TRAP transporter large permease subunit, which yields MEDLLGPLMFVAVFALIFSGFPVAFALGGASLIFAAIGVQLGMLDWPLLQAMPQRVFGIMSNYTLLAVPFFIFMGVILEKAQLAEELLTTMGKLFGPFPGGLALSVVFVGALLAAATGVVGASVVAMGAISLPVMLRYGYQKELASGVILASGTLGQIIPPSIVLVVLGDQLGVSVGALFLGSLFPGLLLVGLYALYVVGVAMVRPQWVPALPAAVRNESKGELLGQVVKALIPPLVLVLLVLGSIFAGVATPTEAGALGAVGAMALGAIRGRLTLDVVREAARSTARLTTMVIFLLIGSTLFALVFRGLDGDVWLEHLLTNLPGGLIGFLFVANLVIFLLGFFLDFFEIAFILVPLLVPIARILEIDLVWFGVMIGMNLQTSFLTPPFGFAIFYLRGVAPPEVKTSVLYRAVIPFIVIQLIGLLALVVFPQLVTR from the coding sequence ATGGAAGACCTTCTCGGACCTCTCATGTTCGTGGCGGTCTTCGCCCTCATCTTTTCCGGCTTTCCGGTCGCATTCGCGCTGGGTGGGGCCTCCCTCATCTTTGCCGCGATCGGTGTGCAACTCGGCATGCTGGACTGGCCCCTCCTCCAGGCCATGCCCCAGCGGGTGTTCGGCATCATGTCGAACTACACGCTCCTGGCGGTTCCCTTTTTCATCTTCATGGGGGTGATCCTCGAGAAGGCGCAGCTGGCGGAAGAGCTGCTGACCACGATGGGGAAACTCTTTGGCCCCTTTCCCGGCGGGCTCGCGCTGAGTGTGGTGTTCGTCGGCGCGCTTCTGGCTGCCGCGACCGGGGTCGTCGGAGCCAGCGTCGTGGCGATGGGCGCCATCTCCCTTCCCGTCATGCTCCGCTACGGCTACCAGAAGGAGCTCGCTTCCGGGGTGATTCTGGCCTCGGGAACGTTAGGCCAGATCATTCCGCCCTCCATCGTTCTCGTGGTGTTGGGAGATCAGCTCGGCGTTTCGGTCGGCGCCCTCTTCCTGGGCAGCCTCTTTCCCGGACTGCTGCTGGTGGGGCTCTACGCCCTCTACGTCGTGGGCGTGGCGATGGTCCGGCCCCAGTGGGTTCCGGCGCTCCCCGCCGCCGTTCGGAACGAGTCGAAAGGTGAGCTCCTGGGCCAGGTGGTGAAGGCGCTGATTCCGCCCCTCGTTCTCGTTCTCCTCGTCCTGGGCAGCATCTTTGCCGGCGTGGCGACCCCGACCGAGGCCGGTGCGTTAGGCGCCGTGGGTGCCATGGCCCTCGGGGCCATCCGGGGGCGGCTGACGCTGGATGTCGTACGGGAGGCGGCCCGCTCGACCGCGCGCCTCACCACGATGGTGATTTTTCTCCTCATCGGATCGACCCTCTTCGCGCTGGTGTTCCGAGGCTTGGATGGAGACGTCTGGCTCGAGCACTTGCTCACCAACCTGCCGGGGGGACTCATCGGGTTCCTCTTCGTGGCGAACCTGGTGATCTTCCTGCTGGGCTTCTTCCTCGACTTCTTCGAGATCGCCTTTATCCTGGTTCCCCTCCTGGTGCCCATTGCGAGGATTCTCGAGATCGACCTCGTCTGGTTCGGAGTGATGATCGGGATGAATCTCCAGACCTCATTCCTGACACCGCCTTTCGGGTTCGCGATATTTTATCTGCGGGGGGTGGCGCCTCCGGAAGTGAAGACGTCGGTTCTCTACCGGGCCGTCATTCCCTTCATCGTGATCCAGCTGATCGGCCTGCTTGCCCTCGTGGTCTTTCCCCAGCTGGTGACCCGGTAG
- the dctP gene encoding TRAP transporter substrate-binding protein DctP translates to MSPNSSDDVRNALSSSPASGENTPSSSLDRRGFLGKAAIVAGGAALTACAPGGEAGTGGESASVITGPRVRWRLASSFPRSLDTIFGGAEHLSEIVSTLSEGRFTIRAHPAGEVVPGLEVMDAVQQGTVQMGQTVSYYFSGKNPALVLDSTLPFGLTARQHGAWINAAGGLDLVRAIYADFGIISFPGGNTGGQMGGWFKREVNSLTDVRGLKMRIPGAGGEVMNRLGATVQVLPGGEIYPALERGAIDAAEWVGPYDDEKLGFQTAARFYYYPGWWEPGAELVYQVNRRAWDELPSAYQEIFRYAAAAAAANMVQRYDHQNAPALQRLIAGGTQLRRFSDEILRAAQTAAHEIAEENATKDAAYRRIYEHWKAFREDAFRWFGTTELAYQNFAFGEKRG, encoded by the coding sequence ATGAGCCCCAACTCCTCCGACGACGTTCGCAACGCCCTCTCTTCGTCTCCCGCTTCGGGAGAGAACACACCGAGCTCTTCCCTGGACCGGCGAGGGTTCCTGGGCAAGGCCGCCATCGTGGCGGGAGGCGCCGCCCTCACGGCCTGTGCCCCTGGGGGGGAGGCGGGGACCGGCGGTGAGAGCGCCAGCGTCATTACCGGGCCCCGGGTGAGGTGGCGCCTCGCCTCCTCCTTTCCCCGGAGCCTCGACACCATCTTCGGCGGGGCGGAGCACCTATCCGAGATCGTCTCCACCCTCTCCGAGGGTCGCTTTACCATTCGTGCTCACCCGGCGGGAGAGGTGGTACCCGGTCTGGAGGTGATGGACGCCGTCCAGCAGGGCACGGTCCAGATGGGTCAGACCGTGAGCTACTACTTCAGCGGCAAGAACCCGGCGCTCGTGCTGGATTCCACCCTGCCCTTCGGGCTGACCGCCCGACAGCACGGGGCCTGGATCAATGCGGCAGGCGGCTTGGACCTGGTCCGCGCCATCTACGCTGATTTCGGGATCATCTCCTTTCCGGGGGGCAACACCGGTGGGCAGATGGGCGGCTGGTTCAAGCGGGAGGTCAACTCGCTGACCGATGTCCGGGGGCTCAAGATGCGGATTCCCGGAGCGGGGGGCGAAGTCATGAATCGACTCGGCGCCACCGTGCAGGTCCTGCCGGGCGGTGAGATCTATCCCGCGCTCGAGCGTGGAGCCATCGATGCGGCCGAATGGGTCGGGCCCTATGACGACGAGAAGCTGGGGTTCCAGACTGCCGCGCGTTTCTATTACTACCCTGGATGGTGGGAGCCGGGCGCCGAGTTGGTGTACCAGGTCAACCGGCGAGCCTGGGATGAGTTGCCCTCCGCCTACCAGGAGATCTTCCGGTACGCCGCCGCCGCCGCCGCAGCCAACATGGTGCAGCGGTACGACCATCAGAACGCGCCCGCCCTGCAGCGCCTGATCGCCGGGGGCACACAGCTCCGACGCTTCTCCGACGAGATCTTGCGGGCAGCTCAGACCGCGGCCCACGAGATCGCCGAGGAGAATGCCACAAAGGACGCCGCCTACCGGCGGATCTACGAGCATTGGAAGGCGTTCCGCGAAGACGCCTTCCGCTGGTTTGGGACTACGGAGCTGGCGTACCAGAACTTCGCGTTCGGTGAGAAGCGGGGGTAG
- a CDS encoding AMP-binding protein, with protein sequence MPQAPARFAAQPIRFDASRTRTTLFAALRRASREFGPTKVIVVDGDDRELTYRDIIRAAFALGSALKPGTRRGDGVGIMLPTGAGAVVAFFAVSAYGRVPAMLNFTAGARNIRAAMKAAAVTRIVTARKFVELAGLESLLAELEASAEIVYLEEVRERLSLGNKLAAALGGLVPGIVAAAPSPEHPGVVLFTSGTEGEPKGVVLSHANVMANVEQVRAHIGLSAEADILFNPLPTFHCFGLTAGAILPLIAGIKVYFHPSPLQPKEIVRRLRKSRATILLATDTFISQYARTGQEGDLDSVRLAVCGAERVKDETRNYVRRKYSIEILEGYGATEASPVVAANQWERNKPGTVGVLMSGMESRLVPVEGLDEGGRLHIRGPNVMSGYLRPSNPGVLEAPAGGWHDTGDIVTIDEEGFITIKGRVKRFAKIGGEMVSLTVVENCASAVWPDAQHAAVSLPDPRKGEQVILLSDAPDANREALVSWGQRHGVPEISLPRRVLPVSAIPILGTGKIDYGSVQREAERLVGS encoded by the coding sequence ATGCCACAGGCACCTGCACGATTCGCCGCGCAGCCGATCAGGTTTGATGCCTCACGGACGCGGACCACGCTGTTCGCAGCGCTGCGGCGTGCGAGCAGAGAGTTTGGCCCGACGAAGGTCATCGTGGTCGACGGCGACGACCGCGAGCTGACCTATCGCGACATTATCCGCGCGGCCTTTGCACTCGGCTCGGCACTGAAGCCGGGAACCCGCCGGGGCGACGGGGTTGGCATCATGCTGCCGACCGGTGCAGGCGCTGTGGTTGCCTTCTTTGCGGTGAGCGCGTATGGCCGCGTGCCCGCCATGCTGAACTTCACCGCCGGAGCCAGGAACATCAGAGCTGCCATGAAGGCGGCTGCGGTGACACGCATCGTCACGGCTCGGAAGTTCGTGGAGCTTGCCGGTCTGGAGTCGCTCCTGGCCGAGCTCGAGGCGTCGGCCGAGATCGTCTATCTCGAAGAGGTTCGGGAGAGGCTGTCGCTGGGCAACAAGCTCGCGGCTGCGCTCGGCGGGCTGGTGCCGGGAATCGTGGCGGCTGCGCCCTCACCAGAGCACCCTGGCGTCGTTCTCTTTACCTCGGGCACCGAGGGCGAACCGAAGGGTGTGGTCCTGAGTCACGCCAACGTGATGGCCAACGTCGAGCAGGTCCGCGCACATATCGGTCTGAGCGCAGAAGCCGACATTCTATTCAATCCGCTGCCGACGTTTCACTGTTTCGGCCTGACGGCGGGCGCCATCCTGCCCCTGATTGCCGGAATCAAGGTGTACTTCCACCCTTCGCCGCTGCAGCCGAAGGAGATCGTGCGGCGGCTACGCAAGAGCCGAGCGACCATTCTGCTCGCGACCGACACCTTCATTTCACAGTACGCCCGCACCGGGCAGGAAGGCGACCTCGATTCGGTGCGGCTGGCGGTCTGCGGCGCCGAGCGCGTGAAAGACGAGACCCGCAACTACGTGCGTCGCAAGTACAGCATCGAGATCCTCGAAGGCTATGGCGCGACCGAGGCGAGCCCCGTGGTCGCTGCAAACCAGTGGGAACGAAACAAGCCCGGCACGGTCGGCGTCCTGATGTCCGGCATGGAGTCGAGACTCGTACCCGTCGAAGGATTGGACGAGGGTGGGCGCCTGCACATCCGCGGCCCCAACGTCATGAGCGGCTACCTGCGGCCGTCCAATCCAGGTGTGCTCGAGGCGCCCGCTGGCGGGTGGCACGACACCGGCGACATCGTGACCATCGACGAGGAAGGCTTCATCACGATCAAGGGCCGGGTGAAGCGATTTGCCAAGATTGGCGGGGAGATGGTGTCACTCACGGTCGTCGAGAACTGCGCCAGCGCGGTCTGGCCGGACGCTCAGCATGCGGCCGTTTCCCTGCCCGACCCGCGGAAGGGCGAGCAGGTCATACTCCTGAGCGACGCCCCGGACGCCAATCGTGAGGCGCTGGTATCCTGGGGGCAGCGCCATGGGGTGCCGGAAATCTCCCTGCCCCGCCGCGTCCTCCCTGTCAGCGCCATTCCCATACTCGGCACGGGCAAGATCGACTACGGTTCGGTGCAGCGGGAGGCAGAGCGGTTGGTCGGCTCCTGA
- a CDS encoding nitronate monooxygenase, which produces MALPPVLQRVRFPVIAAPLFIISNPALVIAQCTAGVVGSMPALNARPAAQLDEWLAEITETLAAWDRDHPDEPAAPFAVNQIVHRSNDRLDHDMGMCAKYKVPIVITSLGARTDVNDAVHSWGGIVLHDIINNTFARKAIEKGADGLVAVAAGAGGHAGVKSPFALVQEIREWFEGPIALSGAIATGGAVLAAQAMGADFGYIGSAFIATHEARASEAYKQCIVECSSDDIVYTSLFTGVHGNYLSPSIRAAGLDPNQLPESDPSKMDFGSGGITKKAWKDIWGSGQGISAVKAVVSTGDLVARLKREYALARQRMRDVDPVIA; this is translated from the coding sequence ATGGCCCTGCCACCGGTCCTGCAACGCGTGAGGTTCCCGGTCATCGCGGCGCCGCTCTTCATCATCTCCAATCCGGCGCTCGTGATTGCGCAGTGCACGGCCGGGGTGGTGGGCTCGATGCCCGCTCTCAATGCGCGCCCGGCGGCACAGCTCGACGAGTGGCTGGCCGAGATCACCGAGACGCTGGCCGCATGGGACCGCGACCACCCTGACGAACCGGCCGCGCCCTTCGCGGTCAACCAGATCGTGCACCGGAGTAACGACCGGCTCGACCACGATATGGGGATGTGCGCCAAGTACAAGGTGCCCATCGTGATCACCTCCCTCGGTGCGCGCACCGACGTCAACGACGCGGTGCACAGCTGGGGCGGCATCGTGCTGCACGACATCATCAACAACACCTTTGCCCGGAAGGCAATCGAGAAGGGCGCGGATGGCCTCGTCGCCGTTGCTGCCGGCGCCGGCGGGCATGCCGGTGTGAAGAGTCCGTTTGCCCTGGTGCAGGAAATCCGCGAGTGGTTCGAGGGACCGATTGCGCTGTCCGGAGCCATCGCCACCGGTGGCGCGGTGCTTGCCGCGCAGGCCATGGGCGCGGATTTCGGTTATATCGGCAGCGCCTTCATTGCCACGCACGAGGCGCGCGCTTCCGAGGCCTACAAGCAGTGTATCGTCGAATGCAGCTCCGACGATATCGTCTACACGAGCCTCTTCACCGGCGTGCACGGCAACTACCTCTCACCCTCGATCCGCGCTGCCGGCCTCGACCCGAACCAGCTGCCCGAGAGCGACCCGAGCAAGATGGACTTCGGCAGCGGCGGAATCACTAAGAAGGCGTGGAAGGACATCTGGGGCAGCGGCCAGGGTATTTCCGCCGTGAAGGCCGTCGTCAGTACCGGCGACCTGGTGGCGCGCCTGAAGCGCGAGTACGCTCTGGCTCGCCAGCGAATGAGAGACGTCGACCCCGTCATCGCGTAG
- a CDS encoding alpha/beta hydrolase, with protein MPSTLLLLLGTAAAYLTLAWFLQRSVTFPAPSTYARVPPSHAELVRLEQPAGTVEALYLAPTPAPSIPAPLLVFFHGNGELVDYWVEPFQEVQSWGWGVLLVEYPGYGRSAGSPSEATIRAAALAAHDWARSDPRVDGTRIVAYGRSLGGGPAAWLAGERQLAGLVLESSFTSVRALARRSLVPGFLVRDPFDNLAALARFRGPLLVLHGRDDTLIPVGHGRALAAAASGAELHELNCGHNDCPRPWQQILAFLDRLPAPNR; from the coding sequence ATGCCGTCGACCCTTCTGTTGCTGCTCGGCACGGCGGCCGCCTACCTCACTCTGGCCTGGTTCCTCCAGCGCAGCGTCACCTTTCCCGCGCCGTCGACGTACGCCCGAGTGCCGCCGAGCCATGCCGAGCTGGTCCGACTGGAGCAGCCGGCGGGGACCGTGGAGGCCCTGTACCTCGCGCCGACACCGGCGCCGAGCATCCCGGCCCCTCTGTTGGTCTTCTTCCATGGCAACGGCGAGCTGGTGGACTACTGGGTGGAGCCGTTTCAGGAGGTGCAGAGCTGGGGTTGGGGAGTGCTGCTGGTCGAGTATCCCGGTTATGGTCGCTCCGCAGGCAGCCCGTCGGAAGCCACGATCCGGGCCGCAGCGCTCGCCGCGCACGACTGGGCTCGCAGCGACCCGCGCGTCGACGGGACCCGCATCGTGGCCTACGGGCGGTCACTCGGCGGGGGCCCCGCCGCATGGCTTGCCGGCGAGCGGCAGTTGGCCGGACTGGTCCTCGAATCGAGTTTTACCAGCGTCCGCGCCCTGGCGCGCCGGTCCCTGGTGCCAGGCTTCCTGGTGCGCGATCCGTTCGACAACCTTGCCGCCCTCGCCCGATTCCGGGGGCCGCTGCTGGTGCTGCACGGACGGGACGACACGCTGATACCGGTCGGGCACGGCCGCGCCCTTGCCGCCGCGGCCTCCGGTGCCGAGCTTCATGAACTGAACTGCGGGCACAACGACTGCCCGCGACCGTGGCAGCAGATCCTGGCGTTCCTCGATCGCCTGCCCGCCCCGAACAGGTGA
- a CDS encoding dihydrofolate reductase family protein — MAKLVFGMNQSLDGYVDHMAFMPSPRLFRHFIEEARGQAGSIYGRNMYEIMRYWDEDHPEWDAPERDFAAAWRNQPKWVVSRSLKTVGPNATLVSDNIEPVLRRLKAEHDGEIEVAGPNLAHSLTGLGLIDEYRIYLHPVVLGHGAPYFAGPRPPLRLVSSDRVDESVIRLVYVPE, encoded by the coding sequence ATGGCCAAACTCGTTTTCGGAATGAATCAGTCGCTGGACGGCTACGTCGATCATATGGCGTTCATGCCGAGCCCCAGGCTCTTTCGCCACTTCATCGAGGAAGCTCGAGGGCAGGCGGGCAGCATCTATGGTCGCAACATGTATGAGATCATGCGCTACTGGGACGAGGACCATCCCGAGTGGGATGCACCGGAGCGCGATTTTGCCGCGGCGTGGCGCAACCAGCCGAAGTGGGTCGTTTCGCGGTCGCTGAAGACCGTCGGCCCCAACGCCACGCTGGTTTCTGACAACATCGAACCCGTACTCCGCCGGCTGAAGGCGGAGCACGACGGCGAGATCGAGGTGGCTGGCCCGAACCTGGCACACAGTCTCACAGGTCTTGGCCTGATCGATGAGTATCGCATCTACCTGCACCCCGTCGTGCTAGGGCATGGCGCACCATACTTCGCCGGCCCTCGACCGCCGCTTCGTCTGGTCTCGAGCGATCGCGTCGACGAGAGCGTGATCAGACTGGTTTATGTTCCTGAATAG